A region of the Diceros bicornis minor isolate mBicDic1 chromosome 30, mDicBic1.mat.cur, whole genome shotgun sequence genome:
TTTGCATctataatatattaaattatcTCCTATATCCCAATATATGAGATATATTCCTAGATCACTGTTTGTAATATTActctgcccattttatagatgttgaaCTAAACTCAGAGAGTTAAGTTAGTTGATAAATGATGGGTAGTAAAACACAGGACAGCAGGATTTGATACTAAATTATTTGACTTGAAAGCCAGTGATTAATCACCTTGCTAGGAGAATTGAATGACGGATGAGTCAGGATTTGAGGCATACTTGGTATTTTATTCCCTTTGACTCATTCCAGAAGCCCACACCCAAGGCAGATGACAGGATCATGAAAAGGAAAATGTTCCAGAGATGAGTTTCCTCAAGGCCCCCTTCATGTCCCTGTTCCTGAGGCTGTAGATGAAGGGGTTCATCATGGGAGTGACCACAGTGTACATCACTGAGGCCACTGCCCTCCTCCTGGAGGAGAAATTAGCTGCAGAACTAAGGTAGACAACAACACAAGTCCCATAGAACAGGAAAACAACAGACAGGTGAGACCCACAGGTGGAAAAAGCTTTATACTTTCCACCAGTTGATGGGATTCTTTGGATGGAGGAGACAATTCGAGTGTAAGAGAAAATTATCCCTGAGAGGGGACCAACACCTAACAGACTAGTCACTAAATACACCAGGATGTTATTGATAAGAGTATCAGAACAGATGAGTTTGAGGATCTCAGCGAGTTCGCAGAAGAAGTGGGGAATTTTCAAGTCTGTGCAGAAGGACAGATGCAACACCATCACAGTGTGGAGCAAGGCATTCATAATGCTAATTAACAAGGAGAAAAGAATCAGAAGGCCACAGAGGCAGGGGTTCATGATGACCGTGTAATACAGAGGgtggcagatggccacatagcggtcgtAAGCCATCATGGTCAGGAGTATATTGTCCATACATataaaaaccacaaaaaaataTACCTGAGTGAGGCAGCCTGCGTAGGTGATGGCATTGTTCTCTGTCTGTATGTTCACCAGCATCTTGGGGACTATAGTGGAGGTGAAACAGATGTCAACAAAGGACAGGTGggagaggaagaaatacatgggcGTGTGGAAGTGGGAGGCAGAGATAACCACTAGGATGATGAGCAGGTTTCCGAACACTGTGACCAGGTACATGGTCAGGAACATCACAAAAAGAAGGGGCTGCAGTTCTGGATCCTCTGAGAGACCCAGGAGGAGGAATTCTGAAACTCCTGTCTGGTTTCTTGATTCCGTGTTGTTGACGAGTCTGGAAAATAGAGACATGAATGACaatgaaacagacacacagactttGCTTGTTTGAGAGAAGTCTTTCATTTATGCCTTCAATTCTACTAATATGTAAACAGTTCTTCCATTCAGGTTTTTcctctcattccttccttcctcaagTAATTTTTGAGTGACCTCTATTTTAGCATACATTTTTCTaatgctgaaattaaaaaatgaaaacaagcacTTTTTTTTTAGTGACTATAATGTCTGCATGCCATTTTATATCTAGGATTAAATCCTAGTAGTTTCTTCATACAGCATCAAACCTGGTtagatgatttcattttcttaaagaatcTTAACTCTGTAAGTAACTCTATACTACCTGAGTCTGCTTATAATTATAAATCTCAGGTACTGCTAGAAATTATAATCTCATATTCTCTGCTGCCTCAATGTGAAAAATAACATCATACATCCATTCCTTtaaatattctctattttataatTATACCAAACCACTCTATTGGGGCCCATCTATTTTGAAGGAATTGCTTCAGCCACCGAAATTGCTTTTGCTGGACTATGATTAGTCATTTGTCATCAGC
Encoded here:
- the LOC131394624 gene encoding olfactory receptor 7G3-like; protein product: MKDFSQTSKVCVSVSLSFMSLFSRLVNNTESRNQTGVSEFLLLGLSEDPELQPLLFVMFLTMYLVTVFGNLLIILVVISASHFHTPMYFFLSHLSFVDICFTSTIVPKMLVNIQTENNAITYAGCLTQVYFFVVFICMDNILLTMMAYDRYVAICHPLYYTVIMNPCLCGLLILFSLLISIMNALLHTVMVLHLSFCTDLKIPHFFCELAEILKLICSDTLINNILVYLVTSLLGVGPLSGIIFSYTRIVSSIQRIPSTGGKYKAFSTCGSHLSVVFLFYGTCVVVYLSSAANFSSRRRAVASVMYTVVTPMMNPFIYSLRNRDMKGALRKLISGTFSFS